From Acidobacteriota bacterium, one genomic window encodes:
- a CDS encoding rod shape-determining protein yields the protein MAFKSLFSLFSSDLAIDLGTANTLVYAKGRGIVVSEPSIVAINKVTNQVEAVGRDAKEMLGRTPGNIVAIRPMKDGVIANFEVTEKMLQHFIRKAHNGKSWVRPRVVIGIPSEITQVERRAVEDSAYRAKASEVYLVEEAMAAAIGAGLPITEPHGNMVVDIGGGTTDIAVISLSGIVYSRAVRVAGNEMDEAITQYIKRKYNLLIGERTAEAIKIALGSAFPLEEPLSMDVRGRNLIEGIPKTITMTDEEIREALSDAISTIINAVRVALERTPPELSADIVERGIVLTGGGALLKNLDKRLMIETGLPVVIADDPLSSVVLGTGKMLSDFELLKRVKWDNSLMTGS from the coding sequence ATGGCATTTAAGTCTTTATTTAGTTTATTTTCCAGCGATCTCGCGATCGATCTTGGAACCGCGAACACGCTAGTCTACGCAAAGGGCCGGGGAATCGTCGTTTCGGAGCCGTCAATTGTCGCTATCAACAAAGTTACGAACCAGGTCGAGGCGGTCGGCCGCGATGCGAAAGAAATGCTTGGCCGTACGCCGGGCAACATCGTTGCGATCCGTCCAATGAAGGATGGTGTCATCGCTAATTTCGAAGTGACGGAAAAGATGCTTCAGCATTTTATCCGCAAGGCTCATAACGGAAAATCGTGGGTTCGCCCGCGTGTTGTTATCGGCATTCCGTCGGAGATCACACAGGTCGAGCGACGTGCGGTCGAGGATTCAGCTTACCGTGCTAAAGCTTCTGAGGTCTATCTCGTCGAGGAAGCGATGGCTGCCGCGATCGGTGCCGGACTTCCGATCACAGAGCCGCACGGCAACATGGTCGTTGATATCGGCGGCGGAACGACTGACATTGCCGTAATATCGCTCTCAGGCATCGTTTACTCGCGTGCTGTGCGTGTGGCAGGCAACGAGATGGATGAAGCCATAACGCAGTACATTAAACGCAAATACAACCTCCTCATCGGCGAACGCACAGCCGAGGCGATCAAGATCGCCCTGGGCAGCGCATTCCCGCTCGAAGAACCTCTCTCGATGGACGTCCGTGGACGTAACCTGATCGAGGGTATCCCCAAGACCATCACGATGACCGACGAAGAGATCCGCGAAGCCCTTTCGGATGCGATCTCGACGATCATCAATGCCGTCCGCGTTGCTCTTGAACGCACACCGCCCGAGCTTTCCGCCGACATTGTTGAACGCGGCATCGTGCTCACGGGCGGTGGAGCACTTCTCAAAAATCTCGACAAACGTCTGATGATCGAAACCGGTTTGCCGGTCGTCATCGCCGACGATCCTCTTTCGTCGGTCGTACTCGGAACGGGCAAAATGCTCTCCGATTTCGAACTCCTCAAACGCGTTAAATGGGATAATTCATTAATGACAGGCAGTTAA